The following DNA comes from Methanosarcina vacuolata Z-761.
TGTAATAATGACACTTTAAATTCTCTTTTTTGGAAGGTTTAAGAATCTCATTGAATCGCGACCATAGTAATTGTCATAAAGGACAAAATCATTGTATTTTTTACACAAAGCTTACTATTCTATATGCTTTATATTTTAAATGAGTGTATTGATTCAAAATATTACATTTCAGTTTTTTGAAATAGTTGTCAAAATACTTACCATTTACAAAAATTGCATCTCCTGAGTATTTCCCTATGTTTGTAAATCCAACTAACAAAAATCCTTTTTTATTTAGAAATGCTCTTAAGTCATCATAGAGTGGCTGATCTTTATATATCTCAAAAAATTCAATTTCTAAATATACTAATTTAAGCTGTTGAATTCTATCTCCTAATCCTTTTAATGCTAATAATTCAGCTCCTTGTATATCCATCCACATCAAGTCAATTGTATCTATTGAATTTTCTTTGATAAAATCCTCTAGTCTAATTGATTCTACTTCAATTTCATCCTGAATATACTTCTCCACTGGATATTTTCCTGATGCTTTAAATATTGATGAAGCACCTGGATTCCCATTAGCCCACGTTGTTATGGTTTTTGACGGATTAATTGGATAAAATTTAATAATCCCTGTAACATTTGAAACAGCTTTCTCAATCAAATTTATACGTGGCTTATTTTTTACCGCCGCTCGACAATCAGGAAGCGTTTGAGGATTACATTCAAAAGTATAAATATTTGCATTTGGCAATAATTTGTAAAAGCTAAGTGTTTCCCGACAATCTCTTGCTCCGACCTCCACAAGCACTTTAA
Coding sequences within:
- a CDS encoding FkbM family methyltransferase — protein: MVKIAKELLGKQSIKVLVEVGARDCRETLSFYKLLPNANIYTFECNPQTLPDCRAAVKNKPRINLIEKAVSNVTGIIKFYPINPSKTITTWANGNPGASSIFKASGKYPVEKYIQDEIEVESIRLEDFIKENSIDTIDLMWMDIQGAELLALKGLGDRIQQLKLVYLEIEFFEIYKDQPLYDDLRAFLNKKGFLLVGFTNIGKYSGDAIFVNGKYFDNYFKKLKCNILNQYTHLKYKAYRIVSFV